One genomic segment of Primulina tabacum isolate GXHZ01 chromosome 9, ASM2559414v2, whole genome shotgun sequence includes these proteins:
- the LOC142504541 gene encoding protein IQ-DOMAIN 19-like isoform X2: MGKTGKWIKNFLIGKKDKEKGIDNPRNQKQISANGDGDENRHTIPMSVPQPTAPREKRRWSFRRSSATAPGLKETNALENAAAANTPPVIFESDKKKRALAVATAASADAAAADAKSAAFVIQTRAAASGRRSAPVEDAAAIKIQSCFRGYLARKALNALKGLVKLQALVRGHLVRKQAATTLKCMQALINVQVRARVQRLRMAADETKFIAQTRFNHRKSPQDAKYFDKNHEENIKIVEMDLGGNKTMAKPRNSYSNHTPNHIPNDPRISTPRASLKLQEGPCQISPSPSAITESSPRACSNHFEEYSFETTQNSALCYTPIISKLDQARLPYSYPRSECAEPIYNECSFYPSYMANTESSKAKLRSHSAPKQRPLETFERQPSRTKRSSLEGRSHVPKAVRMQRSSSHVGPKAQNYPNSYSVKLDRSNVSIKESECGSTSTIMSNTTYSRSLVGIFDVQGVGY; encoded by the exons ATGGGGAAGACTGGCAAGTGGATAAAGAATTTCTTGATAGGGAAGAAAGATAAGGAGAAAGGGATAGATAATCCGAGAAATCAGAAGCAAATTTCTGCAAACGGTGATGGAGACGAGAATCGTCACACGATTCCCATGTCGGTTCCGCAGCCCACGGCACCGAGGGAGAAAAGGCGGTGGAGCTTCCGCCGCTCTTCAGCCACGGCGCCGGGGCTGAAGGAGACGAATGCCTTGGAGAATGCTGCCGCCGCTAACACCCCACCTGTGATATTTGAATCTGACAAGAAGAAACGTGCGTTGGCGGTGGCTACTGCGGCTTCCGCTGATGCAGCGGCGGCGGATGCCAAGTCGGCTGCGTTCGTGATTCAGACGAGGGCAGCAGCCTCCGGCAGGAGAAGTGCTCCGGTTGAAGACGCTGCGGCGATAAAGATTCAGTCTTGTTTTAGAGGTTATTTG GCGAGGAAGGCTTTGAATGCACTAAAAGGACTAGTGAAGTTGCAGGCATTGGTTAGGGGGCATTTGGTGAGAAAACAGGCAGCCACTACACTTAAGTGTATGCAGGCACTGATTAATGTTCAAGTTCGAGCTCGAGTGCAACGACTTCGAATGGCCGCAGACGAAACAAAATTCATCGCGCAAACACGGTTTAATCACAGAAAATCACCGCAGGATGCCAAG TATTTCGATAAAAACCATGAAGAAAACATCAAGATTGTGGAGATGGATCTCGGAGGCAACAAAACAATGGCCAAACCAAGAAACAGCTACTCAAACCATACCCCAAACCACATACCTAATGATCCCAGAATTTCCACGCCCCGTGCATCACTGAAGTTACAAGAAGGGCCCTGCCAAATATCACCATCACCATCAGCCATAACCGAATCGAGCCCACGAGCCTGCAGCAACCATTTCGAAGAATACTCTTTCGAAACAACACAAAACAGCGCCCTGTGCTACACACCAATAATATCCAAACTCGATCAAGCTAGGCTCCCTTATTCCTACCCCAGATCAGAATGTGCCGAGCCTATTTACAACGAATGCTCATTCTACCCGAGTTATATGGCCAACACCGAGTCTTCCAAGGCTAAACTCCGATCCCACAGTGCCCCGAAGCAACGCCCTCTCGAGACATTTGAAAGGCAACCGAGCAGGACGAAAAGGTCGTCTTTGGAAGGAAGAAGTCACGTCCCAAAAGCTGTTAGAATGCAAAGATCATCATCTCATGTCGGGCCAAAGGCTCAGAACTATCCGAACTCGTATTCTGTGAAGCTCGATAGATCAAACGTTTCAATAAAGGAAAGTGAATGTGGATCGACTAGTACTATCATGAGTAACACTACATACAGCAGATCCCTCGTGGGAATATTCGAC GTTCAAGGAGTTGGCTACTAA
- the LOC142504541 gene encoding protein IQ-DOMAIN 19-like isoform X1 has protein sequence MGKTGKWIKNFLIGKKDKEKGIDNPRNQKQISANGDGDENRHTIPMSVPQPTAPREKRRWSFRRSSATAPGLKETNALENAAAANTPPVIFESDKKKRALAVATAASADAAAADAKSAAFVIQTRAAASGRRSAPVEDAAAIKIQSCFRGYLARKALNALKGLVKLQALVRGHLVRKQAATTLKCMQALINVQVRARVQRLRMAADETKFIAQTRFNHRKSPQDAKVRTSTQYFDKNHEENIKIVEMDLGGNKTMAKPRNSYSNHTPNHIPNDPRISTPRASLKLQEGPCQISPSPSAITESSPRACSNHFEEYSFETTQNSALCYTPIISKLDQARLPYSYPRSECAEPIYNECSFYPSYMANTESSKAKLRSHSAPKQRPLETFERQPSRTKRSSLEGRSHVPKAVRMQRSSSHVGPKAQNYPNSYSVKLDRSNVSIKESECGSTSTIMSNTTYSRSLVGIFDVQGVGY, from the exons ATGGGGAAGACTGGCAAGTGGATAAAGAATTTCTTGATAGGGAAGAAAGATAAGGAGAAAGGGATAGATAATCCGAGAAATCAGAAGCAAATTTCTGCAAACGGTGATGGAGACGAGAATCGTCACACGATTCCCATGTCGGTTCCGCAGCCCACGGCACCGAGGGAGAAAAGGCGGTGGAGCTTCCGCCGCTCTTCAGCCACGGCGCCGGGGCTGAAGGAGACGAATGCCTTGGAGAATGCTGCCGCCGCTAACACCCCACCTGTGATATTTGAATCTGACAAGAAGAAACGTGCGTTGGCGGTGGCTACTGCGGCTTCCGCTGATGCAGCGGCGGCGGATGCCAAGTCGGCTGCGTTCGTGATTCAGACGAGGGCAGCAGCCTCCGGCAGGAGAAGTGCTCCGGTTGAAGACGCTGCGGCGATAAAGATTCAGTCTTGTTTTAGAGGTTATTTG GCGAGGAAGGCTTTGAATGCACTAAAAGGACTAGTGAAGTTGCAGGCATTGGTTAGGGGGCATTTGGTGAGAAAACAGGCAGCCACTACACTTAAGTGTATGCAGGCACTGATTAATGTTCAAGTTCGAGCTCGAGTGCAACGACTTCGAATGGCCGCAGACGAAACAAAATTCATCGCGCAAACACGGTTTAATCACAGAAAATCACCGCAGGATGCCAAGGTTCGGACCTCTACTCAA TATTTCGATAAAAACCATGAAGAAAACATCAAGATTGTGGAGATGGATCTCGGAGGCAACAAAACAATGGCCAAACCAAGAAACAGCTACTCAAACCATACCCCAAACCACATACCTAATGATCCCAGAATTTCCACGCCCCGTGCATCACTGAAGTTACAAGAAGGGCCCTGCCAAATATCACCATCACCATCAGCCATAACCGAATCGAGCCCACGAGCCTGCAGCAACCATTTCGAAGAATACTCTTTCGAAACAACACAAAACAGCGCCCTGTGCTACACACCAATAATATCCAAACTCGATCAAGCTAGGCTCCCTTATTCCTACCCCAGATCAGAATGTGCCGAGCCTATTTACAACGAATGCTCATTCTACCCGAGTTATATGGCCAACACCGAGTCTTCCAAGGCTAAACTCCGATCCCACAGTGCCCCGAAGCAACGCCCTCTCGAGACATTTGAAAGGCAACCGAGCAGGACGAAAAGGTCGTCTTTGGAAGGAAGAAGTCACGTCCCAAAAGCTGTTAGAATGCAAAGATCATCATCTCATGTCGGGCCAAAGGCTCAGAACTATCCGAACTCGTATTCTGTGAAGCTCGATAGATCAAACGTTTCAATAAAGGAAAGTGAATGTGGATCGACTAGTACTATCATGAGTAACACTACATACAGCAGATCCCTCGTGGGAATATTCGAC GTTCAAGGAGTTGGCTACTAA